The DNA window GCCGGCACCAAAATTGCGCGCGACGTGGCCCGGGGACAAGCCTATGTTGCGGGTGCGGTGGGACCTATCAAGTCGGCCAATGTGTTGAGCGACGACGAGGTGCGTGGCATTTTCATCGAACAAATTCAAGGATTGGTGGAGGGCGGCGTTGATGTTCTCATGCTGGAAACATTTATGAATCTCCACGAACTCAAACTGGCTTACGAGGCGGCGAGGTCAGTTGCCAAAGATATTCCGGTGATTACACAGGTAACTCTCAAATATCAGGGCGAAGAGGGTTTCAAGGGAATTCAACCCGCCGAAGCGTGTGAACAAATGTGCAGTTGGGGTGCCGATGTGGTCGGTGTGAATTGTTGCAATGGACCCGTTGGTGTTTTGGAAGCCATTAAATTGATGCATCCGGTGGCGACTAAACCGTTGTCGGCTTTTCCAAATGCCGGGTTGCCGCAGGTGAAACAAAACCGCCTTCTTTATCTTGCAACTCCCGAATACATGGCGGAATTTGCTCGTCGCCTCGCGCAGGCCGGTGCTCTCTTGATTGGCGGTTGCTGTGGTACTACGCCCCCCATGATTAAAGAAATGAAACGCTATTTGCAGACGATCCATCCGGTTCGACGCATTGAAGCGATTGTCACACAAACACACAAATCAGAGGCGCCGAAACTTGCCGAAGTGCCGCTTGAAAAAAAGAGCGAATTTGGCGCGATCTTGGGAAAAAAATTCGCGATCAGTGTTGAGATTGATCCTCCAAAAGGACTGGATGCAACAAAGGCAATTGAGGGCGCGCGATTTTTGAAAGAGCATGGAGTGGATGTCATCAATATTGCCGATGGTCCCAGAGCCATGGCCCGCATGAGTCCGCTGGCGATGTCGGTTTTAATCAAACAACAGTTGGGCATGGAGACGGTCATTCATTTTTGCTGTCGCGACCGGAATTTGCTGGGTTTGCAAATGGATTTGATTGGGGCGAATGCGATTGGTCTCAAAAATGTTTTGGTGATTACCGGAGACCCGCCGAAGATGGGAGAATATCCCGATGCCACGGCGGTTTTTGATGTCGATGCGATCGGATTAATTCATTTTATCAAGAACCTGAATTGCGGTCTCGATTTTGCCAACCGTCCGATCGGAGAGGCCACCTCTCTGGTGATTGGTTGTGGTTGCAATCCCGGAGCCGTTGATATGGATTTGGAGGTGGAGAGACTTCGTAAAAAAATCGAGGCGGGCGCCGAATTTATTTTTTCACAACCGGTTTACGAACCAAAATTACTCGACACATTTTTAACGAAATGCCGTGGCTTTTTGAAAACTCCGTTTTTTGTCGGAGTCTTGCCTCTGGCTAGTCTCAAAAATGCCGAGTTTTTGCATAACGAAGTTCCGGGCATGCAGGTCCCGGAATCCGTGATGGAGCGCCTCCGCAAGGCCGCAACAAAAGAGGCTCAGCGGGATGTAGGATTAAGTGTGGCGCAGGAATCCCTCAGAGAAGCCAAATCAAATTCTTTGGTCAAAGGTGTCTATATCTTCCCACCCTTCGGAAAATACGAAGCCGTCCTCGATTTGATTAAAGTGATCCGGTAATGCCGGCGAAAGTATTCTTGATAATCTGACACGGGATGCCGGCGCGCTTGGCCGCTTCGGAGCCGTGAACGGAGTCTTCGAAGATCAGGCACTCGTCTTTTTTAAGGGGTGGGTTCCATGTACACGCATTTTGAAGGGCACCAAAGGCTTTTAGAAACCCTTCGGGATCGGGTTTTCCTTTGACAACATCTTCGGCGGTGACGATAACGGAAAAAAGTTTGCGCCAATTTTTTTTGTCTAAAATAAAATAAACTTCGTCTGGGAGTCCTCCGGTTACCAAAGCCAGAGGATATTTTTTGGCCGAGTTTTTCAAAAATTCTTCAGACCCTTCAATCATGGGAATGGTGTGAGAAAAAATTTCGCGCGTCTTGGTCGCTTTTTTGTGGATCAATTCTTTGGAGAGTTTTGGAGGAAGAGGATATTGTTTGTCCTCGCAAAGACGCGTGATAAAATCGCGGTCGTTGAGACCGATATAGCGCGCGTTGTATTCCTCTCGAGTGAAAGAAAAACCGAGTTCGACTGCGACTTCCTGCCAAGCTTTCATATGAAACGGTTCTGTGTTGACCAGAACACCATCGAAATCAAAAATAAGGGCTCGAACAGTCACG is part of the Deltaproteobacteria bacterium genome and encodes:
- a CDS encoding HAD family phosphatase, encoding MRIAIFPTQIYKTVTVRALIFDFDGVLVNTEPFHMKAWQEVAVELGFSFTREEYNARYIGLNDRDFITRLCEDKQYPLPPKLSKELIHKKATKTREIFSHTIPMIEGSEEFLKNSAKKYPLALVTGGLPDEVYFILDKKNWRKLFSVIVTAEDVVKGKPDPEGFLKAFGALQNACTWNPPLKKDECLIFEDSVHGSEAAKRAGIPCQIIKNTFAGITGSL
- a CDS encoding bifunctional homocysteine S-methyltransferase/methylenetetrahydrofolate reductase, translating into MKLFLEALQEGILGDGAMGTEIYSRGVFLNRNYDELNCSNPSLIRDIHADYLKAGAGLLETNTFTANRPALTAYGFEERVKEVNRAGTKIARDVARGQAYVAGAVGPIKSANVLSDDEVRGIFIEQIQGLVEGGVDVLMLETFMNLHELKLAYEAARSVAKDIPVITQVTLKYQGEEGFKGIQPAEACEQMCSWGADVVGVNCCNGPVGVLEAIKLMHPVATKPLSAFPNAGLPQVKQNRLLYLATPEYMAEFARRLAQAGALLIGGCCGTTPPMIKEMKRYLQTIHPVRRIEAIVTQTHKSEAPKLAEVPLEKKSEFGAILGKKFAISVEIDPPKGLDATKAIEGARFLKEHGVDVINIADGPRAMARMSPLAMSVLIKQQLGMETVIHFCCRDRNLLGLQMDLIGANAIGLKNVLVITGDPPKMGEYPDATAVFDVDAIGLIHFIKNLNCGLDFANRPIGEATSLVIGCGCNPGAVDMDLEVERLRKKIEAGAEFIFSQPVYEPKLLDTFLTKCRGFLKTPFFVGVLPLASLKNAEFLHNEVPGMQVPESVMERLRKAATKEAQRDVGLSVAQESLREAKSNSLVKGVYIFPPFGKYEAVLDLIKVIR